Proteins encoded by one window of uncultured Draconibacterium sp.:
- a CDS encoding calcium/sodium antiporter produces MIILSILALLACFILLARVVDLFFISSLDKISKDLRLSSDAAGATLMAVGSSAPELFVALFAVIKPGEHQVIGIGSIVGSAIFNLLVIVGASALVRKATLTKIPVIRDLVFYSLSVALLVFFIWDGKLEIWETAVFLAVYVLYVIAVVYWRKWFKYEDKQSDVEEETDCNPKGILAPFDHVLCFIFPKPKRYYLVFFVSIVLIAALSWALVELAVVISHELNIPEAIIALTVLAIGTSIPDLFSSLIVARQGRGDMAVSNAIGSNIFDILVGLGLPFIMVMLISGGTIEAGGDLLSSSLILSGSVLLLIVLLLAQRWRVGKLTGIALLLAYIFYVGYEILTL; encoded by the coding sequence ATGATTATACTTTCCATATTGGCTTTGCTGGCATGCTTTATTTTGCTTGCCCGTGTTGTCGATTTGTTTTTCATATCTTCTCTTGATAAAATCTCGAAAGATCTCCGATTATCGAGTGATGCAGCCGGAGCAACGCTGATGGCGGTGGGATCTAGTGCCCCCGAATTATTTGTTGCTTTATTTGCCGTAATAAAACCTGGAGAACACCAGGTAATTGGAATTGGCAGTATTGTGGGAAGCGCCATCTTTAACTTGTTGGTAATTGTTGGAGCATCTGCTTTGGTGCGAAAAGCTACTCTTACAAAAATTCCTGTTATTCGCGATCTTGTTTTTTATTCTCTTTCAGTGGCTTTGCTGGTGTTTTTTATCTGGGATGGCAAACTGGAAATTTGGGAAACAGCCGTATTTCTGGCCGTTTATGTGCTGTATGTAATTGCGGTGGTGTACTGGAGAAAGTGGTTTAAATACGAAGATAAACAAAGTGATGTGGAGGAAGAAACCGATTGTAATCCGAAAGGAATTCTGGCGCCGTTCGATCATGTGCTGTGTTTTATTTTTCCGAAACCAAAACGCTACTACCTGGTATTTTTTGTATCCATCGTTTTAATTGCTGCATTAAGCTGGGCGCTGGTAGAGTTGGCTGTTGTAATTTCACATGAATTAAATATTCCCGAAGCCATAATTGCGCTAACCGTTTTGGCAATCGGAACCTCAATTCCCGACCTGTTTTCGTCGCTTATTGTAGCACGTCAGGGACGTGGCGATATGGCCGTTAGCAATGCTATAGGATCCAATATTTTCGATATTCTGGTAGGATTGGGATTGCCGTTTATAATGGTGATGCTGATATCAGGAGGAACGATTGAAGCGGGTGGCGATTTACTCAGTTCATCGCTAATATTGTCCGGTTCAGTATTGTTGCTGATTGTACTGTTACTTGCTCAACGTTGGAGAGTGGGCAAATTAACCGGAATAGCACTGTTGCTGGCATACATTTTTTATGTGGGTTATGAAATACTAACACTGTAA
- a CDS encoding ABC transporter ATP-binding protein produces MIRAENITKSFGALEVLKGIDLDIPKGKLYSIVGASGAGKTTLLQILGTLSKPDSGELYFNDTKISGLNDKKLADFRNREIGFVFQFHHLLPEFTALENVCIPAFIAKTPKAKAETRAKELIDYLGLADRMSHKPSELSGGEKQRVAMARALINSPSVVMADEPSGNLDSANRDELHDLLFKLRDDLGQTFIIVTHDDHFAEQSDRIIHIKDGIIE; encoded by the coding sequence TTGATAAGAGCTGAAAACATAACAAAATCGTTCGGAGCACTTGAGGTGTTAAAGGGAATTGATCTGGATATTCCGAAAGGGAAATTGTACTCGATAGTTGGAGCCAGTGGCGCGGGGAAGACAACTTTGCTGCAAATTTTGGGTACTTTGAGTAAACCCGATAGCGGAGAGCTTTACTTTAACGACACAAAAATCTCAGGTCTCAACGATAAAAAGCTGGCCGATTTCCGTAATCGTGAAATTGGATTTGTGTTTCAGTTTCATCATTTGTTGCCCGAGTTTACTGCGCTTGAGAATGTTTGTATTCCGGCGTTTATTGCCAAAACCCCAAAAGCAAAAGCAGAAACACGTGCAAAGGAATTAATTGATTATTTGGGACTGGCCGACCGCATGAGCCATAAACCATCCGAATTATCAGGTGGCGAAAAACAGCGTGTGGCAATGGCACGTGCACTGATAAACAGCCCGTCGGTGGTGATGGCCGATGAACCTTCGGGAAATCTCGACTCTGCCAATCGCGACGAATTGCACGATTTGCTTTTCAAACTACGCGATGATTTAGGGCAGACTTTTATTATTGTTACTCACGACGATCATTTCGCCGAACAGTCTGACCGCATTATTCATATTAAAGACGGAATCATCGAGTGA
- a CDS encoding TIGR02757 family protein → MEKIADLKDFLNEKVEQYNQPQFIETDPIQVPKQFAEKENIEIAGFLAATIAWGNRAAIINNALRLMALLENQPHDFVVNAAEKELDRLRKFVHRTFNGDDCIYFIRSLRNIYKRHGGLQAVFESGFQQEQTVKSALAHFYSVFFDTEGERTRKHISNVAKGASAKRLNMYLRWMCRDDKSGVDFGLWDSIPQSALMLPLDVHTGNVGRKLGLLQRRSNDWKAVEEITATLREFDPNDPIKYDFALFGLGVFEKF, encoded by the coding sequence ATGGAAAAAATAGCAGATCTAAAAGACTTCCTCAACGAAAAAGTTGAACAGTATAATCAACCACAATTTATAGAAACCGATCCGATTCAGGTTCCCAAACAATTTGCTGAAAAAGAAAATATTGAGATCGCTGGTTTTTTGGCGGCAACTATTGCCTGGGGAAACCGTGCTGCCATCATAAATAATGCTTTGCGCCTGATGGCTTTGCTCGAGAATCAGCCGCACGATTTTGTTGTAAATGCTGCGGAAAAGGAACTCGACCGGTTGAGAAAGTTTGTGCACCGCACTTTTAATGGCGACGATTGTATTTATTTTATTCGCTCGCTCCGAAATATTTATAAAAGGCACGGTGGTTTACAAGCCGTTTTTGAAAGCGGATTTCAACAAGAACAGACTGTAAAATCAGCTTTAGCGCATTTCTATTCTGTATTTTTCGACACAGAGGGCGAACGAACACGCAAACATATTTCGAATGTCGCGAAAGGAGCTTCAGCCAAACGCCTGAACATGTATTTGCGGTGGATGTGCCGAGATGATAAATCGGGAGTGGATTTTGGATTATGGGATTCAATTCCTCAATCGGCGTTAATGCTACCACTTGATGTACATACCGGAAATGTTGGGCGAAAACTGGGACTGCTGCAACGGCGCTCAAACGACTGGAAAGCGGTGGAAGAAATTACAGCCACCTTGCGCGAATTCGATCCTAACGATCCGATTAAGTACGATTTTGCACTTTTCGGATTGGGCGTTTTTGAAAAATTCTAA
- a CDS encoding GxxExxY protein: MDTNKLSGLIIGKAIEVHKALGPGLLESTYKECLYYELIASGLNVEKEKPLPIIYKDIKLDHGYRIDLLVENKIVIELKAVEAFTDVHFAQILTYLKVGDFKLGLLLNFNVLRLKDGLKRFIM; the protein is encoded by the coding sequence ATGGATACAAATAAATTATCAGGTTTAATTATTGGTAAAGCGATCGAAGTTCATAAAGCACTTGGTCCGGGCTTATTGGAGTCCACTTACAAAGAGTGTCTCTATTATGAGTTGATAGCATCGGGATTGAATGTTGAAAAGGAAAAGCCATTACCTATTATTTATAAAGATATAAAACTGGATCATGGTTATCGAATCGATCTGTTAGTTGAAAACAAAATTGTAATCGAGCTGAAAGCAGTTGAAGCATTTACTGATGTTCATTTTGCACAGATACTTACCTATTTAAAGGTTGGGGATTTTAAGCTTGGTTTGTTGTTGAATTTTAATGTATTGCGCTTAAAAGACGGCCTTAAGCGATTTATAATGTAA
- a CDS encoding methyltransferase translates to MGRNNYFQFKQFRINQKRSAMKVGIDGILLGAWADIRNCSTILDIGTGTGLIALMLSQRSSAQITAIEIEKNAAQEAAENVVASPWKNRMQILNVSLQDFAAETSQQFDLIVSNPPFFQNSLKAGNESRSLARHTDSLPFPVLMKSTAGLLSKKGRCAFVLPIQTCEEIEILARENDLFLSRKTLVKPNEQKQANRVLVEIAKKEAAVIPDCLTIYNSDGTYTDAFKILTNDFYLKL, encoded by the coding sequence ATGGGTAGAAACAATTATTTCCAATTCAAACAATTCCGTATCAATCAGAAACGTTCAGCCATGAAAGTGGGTATCGATGGCATTTTGCTGGGAGCATGGGCCGATATTCGCAATTGCAGTACGATTCTTGATATTGGTACCGGAACCGGTTTAATTGCTTTAATGCTGTCCCAGCGTTCATCAGCCCAAATTACAGCCATTGAAATTGAGAAAAACGCTGCGCAGGAAGCTGCCGAAAATGTTGTGGCATCGCCGTGGAAAAACAGGATGCAAATACTGAATGTTTCTTTACAGGATTTTGCAGCCGAAACGTCTCAACAATTTGATCTAATTGTTTCCAATCCGCCTTTCTTTCAGAATTCGCTAAAAGCCGGAAACGAAAGTCGCTCACTGGCACGTCATACCGATAGTTTGCCATTTCCGGTTCTTATGAAATCAACAGCAGGTTTGCTCTCGAAGAAAGGACGCTGCGCATTTGTGCTCCCCATACAGACGTGTGAAGAAATTGAAATACTGGCCCGTGAAAACGATTTATTCCTAAGTCGTAAAACATTGGTGAAACCGAATGAGCAGAAACAAGCTAACCGTGTTTTGGTGGAAATAGCAAAAAAAGAAGCAGCCGTAATTCCCGACTGCCTGACAATTTACAACAGCGACGGAACGTATACCGACGCATTTAAGATCTTAACAAACGATTTTTACCTGAAGCTTTAA
- a CDS encoding flavodoxin domain-containing protein encodes MKTLITYCTTHGCTEKTANELKDFLGGEVLLVNLKKETVPDLTSFDRIIIGGSIHAGQIQKRVKDFCSQNLETLQNKELGLFICCMEEGEKAEIQLQDAFPKALLQSAKATASLGGEFNFNKMNFFQKLIVKKVAKVENSVSHINHDAIRKFSQQMNHIFNPFLFLV; translated from the coding sequence ATGAAAACATTAATCACCTATTGTACCACACACGGTTGTACAGAAAAAACAGCAAACGAACTTAAAGATTTCCTCGGAGGCGAGGTATTATTAGTTAACTTAAAAAAAGAAACTGTCCCGGATCTCACATCTTTTGACCGTATAATTATTGGCGGCTCAATTCATGCCGGTCAGATTCAGAAAAGAGTAAAGGATTTTTGTAGCCAGAATCTTGAAACACTGCAAAACAAAGAACTGGGATTGTTTATTTGTTGTATGGAAGAAGGCGAAAAAGCTGAAATTCAGTTGCAGGATGCGTTTCCGAAAGCTTTGTTACAAAGTGCGAAAGCAACAGCCTCTCTGGGTGGAGAATTCAATTTTAATAAAATGAATTTCTTTCAGAAACTGATTGTAAAGAAAGTAGCCAAGGTTGAAAACAGCGTATCGCATATTAACCACGATGCCATAAGGAAATTCTCACAACAAATGAACCATATTTTTAATCCGTTCTTGTTTCTGGTTTAA
- a CDS encoding FAD-binding oxidoreductase, whose product MTIDMKPEVQLDTNYYKVVGIRRLTDHTFVLSLPKSRFKFVAGQHVSLSITGDYQSREYSIYSAEEAENLEVLVKEVEGGYFSPKLKHLKVGDMVEVHGPFGKFGLDEKNKDTHKHVFIASGTGIAPFHSMVKSNPGLNYQLIHGVRHVEEGYEQEDYSKENYTLCTSRDKNGDFNGRVTDYLKKTDFDKNTCFYLCGNSDMIFDSMEILNEKGFGRENITVEVYF is encoded by the coding sequence ATGACAATTGATATGAAACCAGAAGTACAACTTGATACAAATTATTATAAGGTTGTAGGAATAAGAAGGCTAACAGATCATACCTTTGTTCTGTCGTTGCCAAAAAGTCGCTTCAAATTTGTTGCAGGACAGCATGTTTCGTTGTCTATAACAGGCGACTATCAAAGCCGCGAGTATTCCATTTACAGTGCCGAAGAAGCTGAGAATCTTGAAGTGTTGGTAAAAGAAGTAGAAGGTGGTTATTTCTCTCCTAAACTCAAGCATTTAAAAGTTGGTGATATGGTAGAAGTTCACGGACCTTTTGGAAAATTTGGTCTCGACGAAAAAAATAAGGACACTCACAAACATGTTTTTATTGCCAGCGGAACAGGAATTGCACCGTTTCACAGTATGGTAAAAAGTAACCCGGGTTTGAATTACCAATTGATTCACGGAGTTCGCCATGTAGAGGAAGGATATGAGCAGGAAGATTACAGTAAGGAGAATTATACACTGTGCACTTCGCGCGATAAAAATGGCGATTTTAATGGCAGGGTGACAGACTACCTGAAAAAGACAGATTTTGATAAAAATACGTGTTTTTACCTTTGTGGAAACAGCGATATGATCTTCGACTCGATGGAGATTTTAAACGAAAAAGGATTTGGAAGAGAGAATATTACTGTTGAGGTATATTTTTAA
- the upp gene encoding uracil phosphoribosyltransferase, producing the protein MNVRVLGHSHSILDQYLAEIRDTGIQTDPLRFRDNLNRIGEIFAYEISKEMQFEVNDVTTPLGVAKVPKLCRQPVLATILRAGLAMHNGLLRIFDRAENCFISAFRKYTEGGEFEIEFEYMASPSLDDKVVILSDPMLASGKSMEIGYEALFSKGKPAHIHLVAIIASEEGVEYVKNAIKDENVTLWLGAVDPEMTPKSYIVPGLGDAGDLAFGEKIDSK; encoded by the coding sequence ATGAACGTTCGAGTTTTAGGCCACAGCCACTCCATTTTAGACCAGTATCTGGCAGAAATCCGCGATACAGGAATTCAAACCGACCCACTTCGTTTTCGAGATAACCTTAACCGAATTGGTGAAATTTTTGCTTACGAAATAAGCAAAGAAATGCAATTTGAAGTTAACGACGTTACAACTCCGCTGGGTGTTGCCAAAGTTCCTAAATTATGCCGGCAACCGGTATTGGCAACTATTTTACGTGCAGGCCTGGCAATGCACAATGGATTGCTTCGTATATTCGACCGGGCGGAAAATTGTTTTATATCGGCCTTTAGAAAATATACCGAAGGAGGCGAATTTGAAATTGAATTTGAATACATGGCCTCACCTTCACTTGACGATAAAGTGGTTATTCTTTCTGACCCGATGTTGGCTTCGGGTAAATCGATGGAAATTGGTTACGAAGCTTTATTTAGCAAGGGAAAACCAGCGCACATTCACCTGGTAGCAATTATTGCCAGCGAAGAAGGTGTTGAATATGTAAAAAATGCTATTAAAGACGAAAATGTAACTTTATGGTTGGGTGCCGTCGATCCTGAAATGACTCCAAAATCGTACATTGTTCCGGGATTGGGTGATGCCGGGGACCTTGCCTTTGGCGAAAAAATCGATTCAAAATAA
- a CDS encoding GNAT family N-acetyltransferase: MTLQVKKIRLNELENFVNSKAFQNYEVVPISPIRARSYLANPHALNNDIVLYLGFKNERLVAFRSIFADTLNSDDQQIRFGWCSGNWVHEQYRRLGYSEQLLREAYEDWDKKLLFTNYAPNSEKLYVKTGLFQPIHQFEGVRAYLHAKTARLFQTQKNTVTALLSNIIDFFISLLVHLIGFFYNPKPGSAISFSDTTKPDEACYEFLKSNPVNSVFNRDETELKWIFDHPWMSQQNNGVSSRYPFSSFSKNFYYKTVKVKRDKKMLGFFIFSVREGHLKTLYFNLTEDCTKEIAVFLKKYCLSNKIEYLTIYKKELAGQLLSRKFPFLHAKRYGQKIYSTFQVSNKKQHTFQDGDGDVFFT, translated from the coding sequence TTGACTTTACAGGTAAAAAAAATACGACTAAACGAACTGGAAAACTTTGTAAACAGCAAAGCGTTTCAAAATTACGAAGTGGTTCCCATTTCTCCGATTCGCGCCCGGTCGTATCTTGCCAATCCGCATGCACTAAATAATGACATTGTGCTTTATCTTGGGTTTAAAAATGAGCGTTTGGTGGCTTTTCGAAGTATTTTTGCCGACACGTTAAATTCAGATGATCAGCAAATTCGTTTTGGTTGGTGCAGCGGAAACTGGGTTCACGAACAATACCGCCGCCTGGGTTATTCCGAGCAACTTTTACGCGAAGCTTATGAAGATTGGGATAAAAAGTTATTGTTTACCAACTATGCTCCAAATTCGGAAAAGCTGTATGTAAAAACCGGTCTGTTTCAACCCATTCACCAGTTTGAAGGAGTTCGTGCATATTTGCATGCCAAAACAGCTAGACTTTTTCAAACCCAAAAAAATACTGTTACGGCACTCCTATCCAATATTATAGATTTTTTTATTTCACTCCTTGTTCATTTGATTGGCTTCTTTTATAATCCAAAACCAGGTTCCGCAATTTCTTTCTCCGACACAACGAAACCTGACGAAGCCTGTTATGAGTTCTTAAAATCCAATCCGGTTAACAGTGTTTTTAACCGGGACGAAACAGAACTGAAATGGATTTTTGATCATCCCTGGATGTCACAACAAAATAATGGAGTGTCCTCTCGCTATCCCTTTTCATCCTTCTCGAAAAATTTTTACTACAAAACCGTAAAAGTAAAACGAGACAAAAAAATGCTTGGCTTTTTTATTTTCTCCGTTCGTGAAGGACATTTAAAAACACTTTATTTTAACCTCACCGAAGATTGCACAAAAGAAATTGCCGTGTTTCTAAAAAAATATTGCCTGAGCAACAAAATTGAGTACTTAACTATTTATAAAAAGGAACTTGCAGGCCAGCTTTTAAGCAGAAAATTCCCATTTTTGCATGCGAAAAGATACGGGCAAAAAATATACAGTACTTTTCAGGTATCAAATAAAAAACAACATACATTTCAGGATGGTGACGGAGATGTCTTCTTCACCTAA
- a CDS encoding polysaccharide deacetylase family protein produces the protein MRHFPRLVSKKLSPLFSTRKLLEAKAPLFLPFYHVVSDQALPHILNYPTISEKQFKQELDFYLNYFMPVSLEELLTTPKPNSFHLSFDDGLKECAEIVAPILLQKGIPATFFVNSGFVDNKELFHRYKASLILNEMKAHPDAEVERYLNENGLPPEKILQAPFSKRTILDHAAELLEIDFQSYLETQQPYMTTAQIKELQNKGFSIGGHSHKHPEFWKLSEKRQLKHIKKSMKWVTENVNPKVKAFAFPYTDDGVSIKLIKKIHDKEWCNISFGTAGVKHDIIPYHYQRYPAEQKGNFEVNVKAEFLYFKLRKAIGKATVKH, from the coding sequence ATGAGGCATTTCCCGCGTTTGGTAAGTAAAAAACTGAGTCCGCTGTTTTCAACCCGAAAACTTCTGGAGGCAAAAGCTCCGCTTTTTTTACCTTTCTACCATGTTGTTAGCGACCAGGCTCTGCCACATATTTTAAATTATCCAACGATAAGCGAAAAACAATTTAAGCAGGAACTCGATTTCTATTTGAACTATTTTATGCCTGTTTCGCTGGAAGAATTATTAACTACTCCTAAACCCAATAGTTTTCATTTAAGTTTTGATGATGGCCTAAAAGAATGTGCTGAAATAGTTGCACCTATTCTTTTGCAGAAAGGAATTCCGGCTACATTTTTCGTAAATAGCGGATTTGTGGACAACAAAGAACTATTTCACCGTTACAAAGCCAGCCTGATTTTAAACGAAATGAAAGCTCACCCAGATGCTGAAGTGGAAAGATATCTCAATGAAAACGGACTCCCACCAGAGAAGATATTGCAGGCTCCCTTCTCTAAAAGAACGATTCTCGACCATGCGGCAGAGTTGCTTGAAATCGATTTCCAATCCTATCTTGAAACCCAACAACCGTACATGACAACAGCTCAAATTAAAGAGCTTCAAAACAAAGGTTTTTCAATTGGCGGACACAGCCATAAACATCCTGAGTTTTGGAAGTTATCGGAAAAAAGGCAGTTGAAGCACATTAAAAAAAGTATGAAATGGGTGACTGAAAATGTAAATCCCAAAGTAAAAGCGTTTGCATTTCCATACACTGATGATGGCGTTTCTATCAAGCTGATAAAAAAAATACACGACAAAGAATGGTGCAATATTAGTTTTGGAACAGCAGGCGTTAAACACGATATAATACCGTATCATTACCAACGTTATCCGGCAGAACAAAAAGGCAATTTTGAAGTAAATGTGAAAGCAGAATTTCTTTATTTTAAATTGCGAAAAGCAATAGGCAAAGCAACAGTAAAACATTGA
- a CDS encoding polysaccharide deacetylase family protein, producing the protein MILLYSDEVNPRIEYIGKLIFSNILQTEIAFTQNSDKFRKSELPKINYSHEKFDDEFYIKPHKLIFQKALITPSINPVWYEGEKYFCETSKDSDLPFDPFAASFYLVTRFEEYAVNQRDKLGRFRYQNSILYKYNLLQKPIVNIWAKLLAKLLKEKHPSFEFIEPKFSFLSTIDVDNAYAYQNKGFLRTTAARAKALFTGNKEDYAKRKRVLSGKEKDPYDTYDYLDSVFAGNEDKVKYFFLLGDYGKFDKNIAHSNNRYRALISETVKKYDVGIHPSFSSSKKGGKKKVRIEKQRLVEITGKEVDKSRQHFLMLKFPKTYNRLIKAGIKEDYTLGYSGQPGFRAGICTPYCFYDLKNDKVTDLKIIPFQVMDGTLRYYLQLQPEKAFEEIKKIMQEVKNVGGTFVSVWHNETVNDLGTWEGFRGVFEQMNKLGFEWANE; encoded by the coding sequence ATGATACTTCTTTATTCTGATGAAGTTAACCCGCGAATCGAGTACATTGGAAAACTGATTTTCTCCAATATTTTGCAAACGGAGATTGCTTTTACTCAAAATTCCGATAAGTTCAGAAAATCGGAGTTGCCAAAAATCAATTACTCTCACGAAAAATTTGATGACGAGTTTTACATTAAACCTCACAAACTAATTTTTCAGAAAGCCTTAATTACACCATCCATTAATCCGGTTTGGTACGAAGGCGAAAAATATTTTTGCGAAACTTCGAAAGACTCCGATTTGCCTTTCGATCCGTTTGCTGCATCGTTTTATCTTGTAACCCGATTCGAAGAATATGCCGTTAATCAGCGCGATAAGCTCGGGCGGTTCCGCTATCAAAACAGCATATTATACAAATACAACCTGCTGCAAAAACCGATTGTAAATATCTGGGCAAAACTGCTGGCTAAGTTGCTGAAAGAAAAACACCCGTCTTTCGAATTCATTGAACCAAAATTCAGCTTTCTTTCAACCATCGATGTTGATAATGCTTATGCTTATCAGAACAAGGGATTTCTACGTACTACAGCAGCACGTGCAAAAGCATTATTTACAGGCAATAAAGAAGACTATGCCAAACGCAAGCGCGTGTTAAGTGGAAAAGAAAAAGATCCGTATGATACCTACGATTATCTCGACAGCGTGTTTGCCGGCAACGAAGATAAAGTTAAATACTTTTTCCTACTGGGCGACTACGGCAAATTTGACAAAAACATTGCCCATTCCAATAATCGTTACAGGGCACTTATCTCGGAAACAGTAAAAAAGTACGATGTTGGCATACATCCTTCGTTCAGCAGCAGTAAAAAAGGAGGCAAAAAGAAAGTTCGGATTGAGAAACAACGCTTGGTAGAAATTACCGGTAAAGAGGTCGACAAAAGTCGCCAACACTTTTTAATGTTGAAATTTCCGAAAACATATAATCGCTTAATAAAAGCAGGAATAAAAGAAGACTATACTTTAGGATACTCCGGACAACCGGGATTTAGAGCAGGTATTTGTACTCCCTATTGTTTTTACGACCTGAAAAATGATAAGGTAACGGACCTGAAAATTATTCCTTTTCAGGTTATGGATGGAACACTGCGTTACTACTTGCAACTTCAACCGGAAAAAGCTTTTGAAGAAATAAAAAAGATTATGCAGGAAGTTAAAAATGTTGGTGGTACATTTGTAAGTGTCTGGCACAACGAAACAGTAAACGACCTGGGTACGTGGGAAGGTTTCAGAGGAGTGTTTGAACAGATGAACAAACTGGGATTTGAATGGGCAAATGAATAG
- the radC gene encoding DNA repair protein RadC, whose protein sequence is MGEYKKLNIKDWAVEDRPREKLLNKGPRSLTDAELIAILIGSGNLEETAVELSRRILTSVDNNLNDLGRKSIEYLTKFQGIGEAKAVSIVAALELGKRRKDADVFNKKQISSSKDAADFFMPMLGDLNHEEFWILLLNRGNRIIDSFMVSQGGISGTVIDVRLILKNALDKMASAIILCHNHPSGTMQASNADLNITSKIKNAAEIMDITVLDHVIIGQNSYLSLADEGMLN, encoded by the coding sequence ATGGGAGAATACAAAAAATTAAACATTAAAGATTGGGCTGTTGAGGATCGTCCGCGCGAGAAACTTTTGAACAAAGGACCACGATCGTTGACCGATGCAGAGCTTATTGCCATACTAATTGGCTCGGGCAACCTTGAAGAAACAGCAGTAGAACTCTCTCGGCGAATTTTAACTTCGGTGGATAACAACCTAAATGACCTTGGCAGAAAAAGCATCGAATACTTAACAAAATTTCAGGGAATTGGCGAAGCAAAAGCAGTAAGTATTGTTGCAGCTTTAGAGCTGGGAAAACGAAGAAAAGATGCTGATGTATTCAACAAAAAACAGATAAGCAGCAGCAAAGACGCAGCTGATTTTTTTATGCCGATGCTGGGGGATTTGAACCACGAAGAATTTTGGATTCTGTTACTAAACCGTGGCAACCGTATAATCGATTCGTTTATGGTTAGCCAGGGCGGAATATCTGGAACAGTAATCGATGTTCGATTGATACTAAAAAATGCGCTGGATAAAATGGCAAGTGCCATTATTCTTTGCCACAACCACCCTTCAGGAACTATGCAGGCATCAAATGCCGATCTGAATATCACCAGTAAAATAAAAAATGCGGCCGAAATTATGGATATTACCGTACTCGACCACGTTATTATTGGCCAGAACAGTTATCTGAGTTTAGCCGATGAGGGAATGTTAAACTAA
- the rpsT gene encoding 30S ribosomal protein S20, with protein sequence MAHHKSALKRIRQDEKKRVHNKYYAKTTRNAIKALRNATDKAEAEKMYPSVAAMIDKLAKRNIIHKNKASNLKSKLAVQVNSL encoded by the coding sequence ATGGCACATCATAAGTCAGCATTAAAAAGAATTCGTCAAGACGAAAAGAAGAGAGTACACAACAAGTACTACGCAAAAACTACTCGTAATGCAATTAAAGCATTGCGTAATGCTACTGATAAAGCTGAAGCAGAAAAAATGTATCCTTCAGTTGCAGCTATGATTGATAAATTAGCAAAACGCAATATCATTCATAAAAACAAAGCTTCTAACCTGAAGTCGAAATTAGCTGTTCAGGTTAATTCATTGTAA
- the lptB gene encoding LPS export ABC transporter ATP-binding protein: protein MILRAENIVKKYRKRTVVKGVSFDVKQGEIVGLLGPNGAGKTTSFYMIVGLIQPFSGKIFLDDKEITKLPVYKRAQRGIGYLAQEASVFRKLSIEDNIRAVLEMTDYSKAYQKEKLETLIDEFSLQHIRKSKGIQLSGGERRRTEIARALAIDPKFILLDEPFAGVDPIAVEDIQQIVMKLKEKNIGVLITDHNVHETLRITDRSYLLFEGNILKAGTADELAADEDVRRVYLGQNFELR from the coding sequence ATGATTCTTCGAGCAGAAAATATCGTAAAAAAATACCGGAAACGAACCGTTGTAAAAGGGGTTAGTTTCGATGTAAAACAGGGTGAAATTGTGGGTTTACTTGGTCCGAACGGAGCAGGTAAAACCACTTCATTTTATATGATCGTTGGGCTTATTCAACCCTTTTCAGGAAAAATTTTTCTCGACGACAAAGAAATTACAAAACTCCCGGTTTACAAAAGAGCCCAACGCGGCATTGGTTACTTGGCACAGGAAGCATCGGTTTTCAGGAAGTTGAGTATTGAAGACAACATCAGGGCAGTTCTGGAAATGACCGACTACTCGAAAGCATACCAAAAAGAAAAGCTGGAAACACTTATTGATGAGTTCAGCCTGCAACATATTCGCAAAAGTAAAGGTATTCAGCTCTCGGGAGGAGAACGGAGAAGAACCGAAATTGCACGTGCACTGGCTATCGATCCGAAATTTATTTTACTCGACGAACCTTTTGCAGGAGTTGATCCGATTGCAGTAGAAGATATTCAGCAAATCGTAATGAAATTAAAGGAAAAGAATATTGGTGTGCTGATAACGGACCACAATGTGCACGAAACACTGCGAATTACAGACCGCTCATATCTGCTTTTTGAAGGAAATATTTTAAAAGCCGGCACCGCAGATGAACTGGCAGCCGACGAAGATGTGCGCCGTGTGTACCTCGGTCAAAACTTCGAATTACGTTAG